The following are encoded in a window of Streptomyces sp. Go-475 genomic DNA:
- a CDS encoding LysR family transcriptional regulator, which yields MGLSLDAAKYQYNSNLVMLTIDAIYNEGVGKSRRLADIDLNLLVALEALLSERNVSRAASKLGRSQPTLSAALGRLRRLFDDELLVRQRGSYRLTPFAADIHPAVVSALEEVGKVLGVPAGFDPETSRREFTVMTSDYVLHVLGGPLLTSLMERAPAVKLQLLNVPRVDADRAGELLRETDGLIVPPGILGMTSNAEIFTDRWVGVADRDNAAVDGSLDESALRELRWVRSYREQFEVVVGDPAWSRFWLGDRGVFVVESMTSLPGIIAGTELVAVVPSRLADMTPLPLKTFSLPRPLPQLAEHFWWDAARESDPGHKWLRGLLAECAAALPPET from the coding sequence TTGGGCCTCAGTCTGGACGCCGCGAAGTATCAATACAACAGCAACCTTGTGATGCTCACTATTGATGCCATCTATAATGAAGGGGTGGGGAAGTCACGTCGTCTCGCCGATATCGATCTCAATCTGCTGGTGGCGCTGGAGGCGCTGCTGTCAGAACGCAATGTCTCGCGCGCCGCGAGCAAACTGGGCCGCTCGCAACCGACGCTGAGCGCGGCGCTCGGCAGACTGCGCCGCCTCTTCGACGACGAATTGCTCGTGCGGCAACGAGGTTCCTACCGCTTGACGCCGTTCGCGGCGGACATCCATCCAGCTGTCGTCAGCGCCCTGGAAGAGGTCGGGAAAGTGCTGGGTGTTCCGGCTGGATTCGACCCGGAAACCTCACGCCGCGAGTTCACCGTCATGACATCCGACTACGTCCTGCACGTCCTGGGCGGACCGCTGCTCACATCACTGATGGAGCGGGCCCCGGCAGTGAAACTCCAACTGCTGAACGTACCCAGGGTCGACGCGGACCGCGCCGGTGAACTCCTGCGCGAGACCGACGGTTTGATCGTGCCGCCCGGGATCCTGGGCATGACGTCCAATGCCGAGATTTTCACCGACAGGTGGGTGGGCGTGGCCGATCGCGACAATGCCGCCGTGGACGGATCCCTGGATGAATCCGCCTTGCGGGAGCTGCGCTGGGTCCGCAGCTACCGGGAGCAGTTCGAAGTGGTGGTGGGCGACCCGGCCTGGAGCCGTTTCTGGCTGGGCGACCGCGGCGTGTTCGTGGTGGAGAGCATGACGTCACTGCCCGGAATCATCGCGGGCACGGAACTCGTCGCCGTCGTTCCTTCCCGGCTCGCCGACATGACGCCGCTTCCCCTCAAGACCTTCTCGCTGCCCCGCCCGCTGCCGCAACTCGCCGAACATTTCTGGTGGGATGCGGCGCGGGAAAGCGACCCGGGGCATAAGTGGCTGCGCGGCCTGCTCGCGGAATGCGCAGCGGCACTCCCTCCGGAAACGTAG
- a CDS encoding FAD-dependent monooxygenase produces MPAVQHVLVIGAGPVGLTVAALLADGGVAVDVVEKREAITAVGAGLLLQNNALRVIKKAGLFSRVTEAGHVLNTFTIRRADAEGSVVMREPFPRAATDAAVPGAAAISRPRFARFLQERVDEAGVKLRFGCTFRSLHQQGDSVRVELTDGSHGDYDLVIGADGVGSAVRDAAGITGERITINAIIWRFLGPPVDGVDDLDQIHGSGVGGLLPIGKDVLYGFVGDSATALPNWASLSADAAVDRVLGIMDEFHGPWDEVRRTFDRGSLRPMLQDAYLADAPWNRGRIVVIGDAAHNSPPTFAQGAAQGLEDALVLAELLTDRSCVDEHLWAEFHARRVDRARTVLRASVARAKAPAGRGPEGFMDDEAVAHIIATGP; encoded by the coding sequence GTGCCTGCTGTGCAGCATGTACTCGTGATCGGCGCCGGTCCCGTCGGCCTCACCGTCGCTGCCCTGTTGGCGGACGGGGGTGTCGCCGTCGATGTGGTCGAGAAGCGTGAGGCCATCACGGCCGTGGGCGCCGGACTGCTGTTGCAGAACAACGCGTTGCGAGTGATCAAAAAGGCCGGCTTGTTCAGCCGGGTGACAGAGGCAGGGCATGTACTGAACACCTTCACGATCCGTCGCGCTGATGCTGAGGGATCCGTGGTGATGCGAGAACCGTTCCCGCGTGCGGCCACGGACGCCGCCGTGCCGGGAGCGGCGGCGATCTCCCGTCCGCGATTCGCGCGGTTCCTGCAGGAACGCGTCGACGAGGCGGGCGTCAAGCTGCGATTCGGCTGCACCTTCCGCTCCCTGCACCAACAGGGGGACAGCGTCCGGGTCGAGCTGACGGACGGCTCCCACGGTGACTACGACCTGGTCATCGGCGCAGACGGAGTGGGCTCGGCGGTACGCGACGCGGCCGGCATCACCGGCGAGCGCATCACCATCAACGCGATCATCTGGCGTTTCCTCGGACCTCCCGTCGACGGCGTCGACGATCTCGACCAGATTCACGGCAGCGGAGTCGGAGGACTTCTCCCCATCGGAAAGGACGTCCTGTACGGCTTTGTGGGCGACAGCGCCACCGCCCTGCCCAACTGGGCAAGCCTGAGTGCGGACGCCGCGGTCGACCGGGTCTTGGGGATCATGGACGAGTTCCACGGGCCGTGGGACGAGGTGAGGCGGACTTTCGACCGCGGTTCGCTGCGGCCCATGCTGCAGGACGCCTACCTGGCGGATGCACCGTGGAACCGGGGCCGGATCGTCGTCATCGGCGACGCCGCGCACAACAGCCCGCCCACCTTCGCGCAAGGGGCGGCGCAAGGCCTCGAAGACGCCTTGGTACTCGCCGAATTGCTGACGGACAGGTCCTGCGTGGACGAGCACCTCTGGGCGGAATTCCACGCCCGGCGCGTCGATAGGGCGCGCACCGTACTGCGGGCGTCCGTCGCACGCGCCAAAGCCCCGGCCGGCCGAGGCCCGGAGGGGTTCATGGACGACGAAGCCGTCGCGCACATCATCGCGACCGGGCCCTAG